The following are encoded together in the Salvia hispanica cultivar TCC Black 2014 chromosome 6, UniMelb_Shisp_WGS_1.0, whole genome shotgun sequence genome:
- the LOC125193711 gene encoding uncharacterized protein LOC125193711 isoform X1, with amino-acid sequence MAAYASLISLMRVIDDIETHPSPPISLDKQQVESLTNKLVFLQEFLESYNSPFAYSNEADPLEMRIVDAAHAAEDVIESYIIDTIHLSAATAANGGGGDEQINCINFYSDMQNVIEEIDLITKEAPLITREKEENKRMVGVYGEFASPSINNDIIIMENLEVLKGVDDPSISEDVVKRIPNIKKLQMVCNAELLERVSYASYLECFSKLESLKLSVAYSRGKKDLLKMSFPPSLKKLNLCIPITSEWEDILPTIGSLPLLQELILNYGRLRTRKWETIEVMLSAKRILDEQEELHGDQPDLHVSVAVSKFDEDEAKAVQELASSNFKVTIK; translated from the exons ATGGCGGCTTATGCATCTCTGATTTCTCTTATGAGAGTGATAGACGATATTGAAACTCATCCATCCCCTCCAATTTCTCTCGATAAACAACAAGTTGAATCTCTCACTAATAAACTTGTCTTTTTGCAGGAATTCCTCGAAAGTTATAACTCTCCTTTTGCATACAGCAACGAAGCAGATCCTTTGGAGATGCGCATTGTAGATGCAGCTCATGCGGCTGAAGATGTGATTGAGTCATATATAATTGACACTATTCACCTTTCTGCAGCCACAGCTGCGAATGGCGGTGGCGGTGATGAACAAATCAATTGCATCAACTTCTATAGCGATATGCAAAATGTGATAgaagaaattgatttgatcacAAAAGAGGCGCCTTTGATAACGAGGGAGAAGGAAGAGAACAAGAGGATGGTGGGTGTTTATGGG GAATTTGCATCTCCGAGCATCAACaatgatattattatcatGGAGAATCTCGAAGTGCTCAAAGGAGTGGATGATCCCAGTATAAGTGAAGATGTTGTTAAAAGAATTCCCAATATCAAGAAACTGCAAATGGTATGCAATGCAGAACTACTTGAGAGAGTGAGTTATGCCAGCTATCTTGAATGTTTTAGTAAACTGGAATCCTTGAAGCTCTCGGTTGCCTACTCGAGGGGGAAAAAGGATCTGCTGAAGATGAGTTTTCCACCCTCCCTTAAGAAGTTAAATCTTTGTATCCCAATTACTTCTGAATGGGAAGACATACTACCAACGATAGGTTCCTTACCACTTCTTCAGGAGctcatattaaattatggtcGATTGAGAACACGCAAGTGGGAAACAATTGAAG TGATGTTGTCAGCTAAACGGATCTTAGACGAGCAAGAAGAATTACATGGAGACCAACCAGACCTTCATGTAAGTGTTGcagtttcaaaatttgatgaagatgaagcTAAAGCGGTGCAAGAGTTGGCAAGTTCCAACTTTAAGGTTACTATTAAGTAA
- the LOC125193711 gene encoding uncharacterized protein LOC125193711 isoform X2, with protein MGSEGSRVVVTTRMSNLAAHLTTSYGLFKMRFLDEEFASPSINNDIIIMENLEVLKGVDDPSISEDVVKRIPNIKKLQMVCNAELLERVSYASYLECFSKLESLKLSVAYSRGKKDLLKMSFPPSLKKLNLCIPITSEWEDILPTIGSLPLLQELILNYGRLRTRKWETIEVMLSAKRILDEQEELHGDQPDLHVSVAVSKFDEDEAKAVQELASSNFKVTIK; from the exons ATGGG AAGTGAGGGTAGTCGGGTAGTAGTCACAACTAGGATGTCGAATTTGGCTGCCCATTTGACTACTTCCTATGGCCtttttaaaatgagatttCTGGACGAG GAATTTGCATCTCCGAGCATCAACaatgatattattatcatGGAGAATCTCGAAGTGCTCAAAGGAGTGGATGATCCCAGTATAAGTGAAGATGTTGTTAAAAGAATTCCCAATATCAAGAAACTGCAAATGGTATGCAATGCAGAACTACTTGAGAGAGTGAGTTATGCCAGCTATCTTGAATGTTTTAGTAAACTGGAATCCTTGAAGCTCTCGGTTGCCTACTCGAGGGGGAAAAAGGATCTGCTGAAGATGAGTTTTCCACCCTCCCTTAAGAAGTTAAATCTTTGTATCCCAATTACTTCTGAATGGGAAGACATACTACCAACGATAGGTTCCTTACCACTTCTTCAGGAGctcatattaaattatggtcGATTGAGAACACGCAAGTGGGAAACAATTGAAG TGATGTTGTCAGCTAAACGGATCTTAGACGAGCAAGAAGAATTACATGGAGACCAACCAGACCTTCATGTAAGTGTTGcagtttcaaaatttgatgaagatgaagcTAAAGCGGTGCAAGAGTTGGCAAGTTCCAACTTTAAGGTTACTATTAAGTAA